The following are encoded together in the Dehalococcoidia bacterium genome:
- the dapA gene encoding 4-hydroxy-tetrahydrodipicolinate synthase, whose product MEIGRLLTAMVTPMDDDGRVDYAQARRLAQALMDSGSDGVVVAGTTGEAPTLSHEERLRLVREVKEAVAGRGAVIAGTGTYRTDESIELSREAERAGADGLLLVTPYYHRPTQEGLYRHFRAIAEAVSVPCILYNIPGRTGVNMTAETALRLAQVPNIVGVKEASGDLGQAARIIEGAPQGFRLWSGDDALTLPLLAIGGYGVVAVVSHLAGLQFKRMIEAFLAGAVEEAARLHRRLLPLMQTLMTAAPNPIPIKYALNQVGFRVGRPRLPLTEPDEEAARRIMAEVAKVPLDLKVPV is encoded by the coding sequence ATGGAGATAGGAAGGCTGCTGACCGCCATGGTCACCCCCATGGACGACGATGGGCGGGTGGACTATGCTCAGGCCCGCCGCCTGGCGCAGGCCCTCATGGACTCGGGCTCCGACGGCGTAGTGGTGGCCGGCACCACCGGCGAGGCCCCGACCCTCTCCCACGAGGAGAGGCTGCGGTTGGTGCGAGAGGTGAAGGAGGCCGTGGCCGGCCGCGGCGCCGTCATCGCCGGCACCGGCACCTACCGCACCGACGAGAGCATCGAGCTATCGCGGGAGGCGGAGCGGGCCGGGGCCGATGGCCTCCTGCTGGTGACGCCCTATTACCACCGTCCCACCCAGGAGGGGCTCTACCGCCACTTCCGTGCCATAGCGGAAGCCGTCTCGGTGCCCTGCATCCTCTACAACATCCCCGGGCGGACGGGGGTCAACATGACGGCCGAGACGGCCCTCCGCCTGGCGCAGGTGCCCAACATTGTGGGGGTGAAGGAGGCATCGGGCGACCTGGGGCAGGCCGCCCGCATCATCGAGGGGGCGCCTCAGGGCTTTCGTCTCTGGAGCGGGGACGATGCCCTCACCCTGCCCCTGCTGGCCATCGGTGGCTACGGTGTGGTGGCCGTCGTCTCCCATCTGGCGGGGCTGCAGTTCAAGCGCATGATAGAGGCATTCCTGGCCGGGGCCGTGGAGGAGGCGGCGCGACTGCATCGTCGCCTGTTGCCGCTGATGCAGACCCTGATGACGGCGGCCCCCAACCCCATACCCATCAAATACGCCCTCAATCAGGTGGGGTTCCGGGTGGGAAGGCCGCGGCTTCCCCTGACGGAGCCCGACGAGGAGGCCGCCCGGCGCATCATGGCCGAGGTGGCCAAGGTGCCCCTGGACCTGAAGGTCCCTGTCTGA
- a CDS encoding aspartate-semialdehyde dehydrogenase — protein sequence MPRSLNVAIVGATGLVGRELLRVMEERSFPVAGLRLLASSRSAGTSIRFRGEEYTVEETTAESFAGADLVFISVSSEISRQLVPIAAKAGAVVIDDSKAWRLEPHVPLVVPEVNGDALAGHRGIIATPNCEVVPLCLCLFPLHRRNPVRRIIVDTYQSVSGTGWAAVEELKEQARAALEGRESAPRVYPHPIAFNVIPQVEPFGEDGYTREEATIVHETRKVMGEPGLAISATCVRVPVMVGHSLAVHVEFERPFDPHEARELLHQAPGVRVLDDPASSVYPTPLQAAGDDHCLVGRIRRDSSCERGLALWISCDNLRKGAALNLVQIAEELLSRNLI from the coding sequence ATGCCCCGAAGTCTCAACGTGGCCATCGTCGGCGCCACCGGCCTGGTGGGCCGTGAGCTACTGCGGGTGATGGAAGAGCGGTCCTTCCCCGTGGCCGGCCTGCGCCTCCTGGCCTCCTCACGCTCCGCCGGCACCTCCATCCGCTTCCGTGGCGAGGAATATACCGTAGAGGAGACCACCGCCGAGTCCTTCGCAGGGGCGGACCTGGTCTTCATCTCCGTGTCCAGCGAGATATCGCGGCAGCTGGTGCCCATCGCTGCCAAGGCGGGGGCGGTGGTCATCGACGACTCCAAGGCCTGGCGGCTGGAGCCCCACGTCCCCCTGGTGGTGCCGGAGGTGAACGGCGATGCCCTGGCGGGGCACCGGGGCATCATAGCCACGCCCAACTGCGAGGTGGTGCCCCTGTGCCTCTGCCTCTTTCCCCTGCACAGGCGCAACCCCGTGCGGCGCATCATCGTCGACACCTATCAGTCCGTCTCGGGCACCGGCTGGGCGGCGGTGGAGGAGCTGAAGGAGCAGGCCAGGGCGGCCCTGGAGGGGAGAGAGTCGGCCCCTCGCGTCTACCCGCACCCCATCGCCTTCAACGTCATCCCTCAGGTGGAGCCCTTCGGCGAGGACGGCTATACGCGCGAGGAGGCCACCATCGTCCACGAGACTCGCAAGGTCATGGGGGAGCCGGGGTTGGCCATCTCGGCCACCTGCGTGCGGGTGCCGGTAATGGTGGGGCACAGCCTGGCGGTGCACGTGGAGTTCGAGCGGCCCTTCGACCCTCACGAGGCGCGGGAGCTGCTGCACCAGGCTCCCGGCGTGCGGGTGCTGGACGATCCCGCCAGCAGCGTCTACCCGACCCCCCTGCAGGCAGCCGGGGACGACCATTGCCTGGTGGGGCGCATCCGCCGCGACTCCTCCTGCGAGCGCGGCCTTGCCCTGTGGATCTCCTGCGACAACCTGCGTAAAGGCGCCGCCCTCAATCTGGTCCAGATCGCCGAGGAGCTCCTCTCCCGCAACCTGATATAG
- a CDS encoding enoyl-CoA hydratase-related protein yields the protein MADFQNIIYEKKGRLAYITINRPDRRNAIDPLTSKELYDAFHDFKDDPEVWVAIVTGAGDVAFCAGADLVAMAEAFSGRGGQSYNVPFAGITRGFECWKPIIAAINGYCLAGGLELALCCDIRIAAEHATFGLPEPKRAIIPAAGGTQRLPRAIPLAYAMELLLTGERFDAQWALRAGLVSRVVPKEQLMPTAEEVAQKILECGPLAVRAIKQAALRGRELPLEEGLALESQLAGEVFRSEDAREGPLAFAQKRKPEYKGR from the coding sequence ATGGCCGATTTCCAGAACATCATCTATGAGAAGAAGGGGCGTCTGGCCTACATCACCATCAACCGTCCCGACCGGCGCAACGCCATCGACCCTCTCACCAGCAAGGAGCTTTACGACGCCTTCCACGATTTCAAGGACGACCCGGAGGTGTGGGTGGCCATAGTCACCGGTGCCGGCGACGTGGCCTTCTGCGCCGGCGCCGACCTGGTGGCCATGGCCGAGGCCTTCTCGGGCCGCGGCGGCCAGTCCTACAACGTCCCCTTCGCTGGCATCACTCGTGGCTTCGAGTGCTGGAAGCCCATCATAGCGGCCATCAACGGCTACTGCCTGGCCGGGGGCCTGGAGCTGGCCCTGTGCTGCGATATCCGCATCGCCGCCGAGCATGCCACCTTCGGGCTGCCGGAGCCGAAGCGGGCTATCATTCCCGCCGCTGGCGGCACCCAGAGGCTCCCGCGGGCCATCCCCCTGGCCTACGCCATGGAGCTGCTGCTGACGGGCGAGCGCTTCGACGCCCAGTGGGCGCTGCGGGCGGGCCTGGTCTCGCGGGTGGTGCCCAAGGAGCAACTCATGCCCACCGCCGAGGAGGTAGCGCAGAAGATCCTGGAGTGCGGGCCCCTGGCGGTCCGGGCCATCAAGCAGGCCGCCCTCCGAGGCCGGGAACTGCCCCTGGAGGAGGGTTTGGCGCTGGAATCGCAACTGGCCGGCGAGGTGTTCCGCAGCGAGGACGCCCGCGAGGGGCCTCTGGCCTTCGCCCAGAAGCGCAAGCCTGAATACAAGGGACGCTAG
- a CDS encoding PaaI family thioesterase yields the protein MDGAEQLQQAIKGLFPELLGIRFLEASPEMVRAEMTVRSGLTTVPGVAHGGAIMAFADTLGAAGTVLNLPPGAATTTIESKTNFISAAPVGSRLIGETVPLHRGRRTMVWQTRVTTEDGKLVALVVQTQMVLEGKG from the coding sequence GTGGACGGCGCGGAGCAGCTCCAGCAGGCCATAAAGGGGCTCTTCCCCGAGCTGCTGGGCATTCGCTTCCTGGAGGCCTCCCCCGAGATGGTGCGGGCTGAAATGACCGTCCGCAGCGGCCTTACCACCGTGCCTGGGGTAGCCCATGGCGGCGCCATCATGGCCTTCGCCGACACCCTGGGCGCGGCGGGCACCGTCCTGAACCTGCCACCGGGGGCCGCCACCACCACCATCGAATCCAAGACCAACTTCATCTCGGCCGCCCCTGTCGGGTCCAGGCTCATCGGCGAGACGGTCCCCCTGCACCGGGGCCGTCGCACCATGGTCTGGCAGACGCGGGTGACGACGGAGGACGGCAAGCTTGTGGCCCTGGTGGTCCAGACGCAGATGGTGCTGGAGGGGAAGGGCTAG
- a CDS encoding DegV family EDD domain-containing protein translates to MRIAIVTDSSACLPRELVQRYGLTVVPHRLHLDGQTFEDGAITPGEFYSLLERTRGRATTSSPSPGAFLDAFRHACQGKEGVLCLTLSGRYSATFSAAENAARQFREERPQVPIEVLDSRCLAMAHGFVVLVAARAAESGASLAEAVRAAQAVAGRASLIGVVDTLRYLAMGGRVPWIAHWATSVLQIKPIMTADGDEIRLAERVRTRRRAMERLVAILHQRVQPGLPLHVAVMHAAAAADAQELAQRLQELGPVELLMTEFTPVMGVHVGPGFVGVAYYQEPAEDDVLVQDLARIERELSPLPPPSEPPALVVLVGLPGAGKSTFARRLRERAPVAVLESDRFRKLLFGRPTYSAEESRRLFRALHAAIETLLRRRVSCLLDATNLREEHRRPLYEMAERHGARLVVVQLEAPPEVVRSRLQRRRQAATPGDWSDAGPEVYERMREAVEPIGRPHLRVDSTADLGPAIEHVLKAMGCR, encoded by the coding sequence ATGCGTATAGCTATAGTCACCGACAGCTCCGCCTGTCTGCCCAGGGAGCTGGTGCAGCGCTATGGCCTGACCGTGGTCCCCCATCGCCTGCACCTGGACGGCCAGACCTTTGAGGACGGGGCCATAACGCCGGGGGAGTTCTACTCCCTCCTGGAGCGCACGCGGGGCCGCGCCACCACCAGCTCCCCGTCGCCGGGGGCCTTTCTCGATGCCTTCCGCCATGCCTGCCAGGGCAAGGAAGGCGTCCTGTGCCTGACCCTCTCGGGCCGTTACTCGGCCACCTTCAGCGCTGCCGAGAACGCCGCCCGTCAATTTCGCGAGGAGCGCCCCCAGGTGCCCATCGAGGTGCTGGACAGCCGCTGTCTGGCCATGGCCCACGGCTTCGTTGTGCTGGTGGCCGCGCGGGCGGCAGAGTCGGGCGCGTCCCTGGCCGAGGCGGTGCGAGCGGCCCAGGCCGTGGCAGGCCGCGCCTCCCTCATCGGCGTGGTGGACACCCTGCGTTACCTGGCCATGGGAGGAAGGGTGCCCTGGATCGCCCACTGGGCCACATCGGTGCTGCAGATCAAGCCCATCATGACCGCCGACGGCGACGAGATACGGCTGGCCGAGCGGGTGCGCACCCGCCGTCGTGCCATGGAGCGGCTGGTGGCCATCCTCCATCAGCGGGTGCAGCCCGGCCTGCCCCTGCATGTGGCCGTGATGCATGCGGCCGCTGCCGCCGACGCCCAGGAGCTGGCGCAGCGACTGCAGGAGCTGGGCCCCGTCGAGCTGCTAATGACCGAGTTCACGCCGGTGATGGGCGTGCACGTGGGGCCGGGCTTCGTGGGCGTGGCCTACTATCAGGAGCCGGCGGAGGACGATGTCCTGGTGCAGGACTTGGCCCGCATCGAGAGGGAGCTCTCGCCCCTGCCCCCGCCCTCGGAGCCGCCGGCCCTGGTGGTGCTGGTGGGGCTGCCCGGGGCCGGCAAGAGCACCTTCGCCCGTCGCCTGCGGGAGCGGGCGCCCGTGGCGGTGCTGGAGAGCGACCGCTTCCGCAAGCTCCTGTTCGGCCGCCCCACCTACTCGGCCGAAGAGAGTCGCCGCTTGTTTCGCGCCCTGCACGCCGCTATCGAGACGCTGTTGAGGCGTCGCGTCTCCTGCCTGCTGGACGCCACCAACCTGCGAGAGGAGCACCGGCGTCCCCTGTACGAGATGGCCGAGCGCCACGGGGCGAGGCTGGTGGTGGTGCAGCTGGAGGCGCCTCCGGAGGTGGTCCGCTCCCGCTTGCAGCGGCGTCGGCAGGCTGCCACCCCCGGCGACTGGTCCGATGCCGGGCCGGAGGTCTACGAGCGCATGAGGGAGGCGGTAGAGCCCATCGGCCGGCCCCATCTCCGGGTGGACTCCACCGCCGATCTCGGGCCGGCGATAGAGCACGTGCTGAAGGCCATGGGGTGCCGGTAG
- the rpsO gene encoding 30S ribosomal protein S15 gives MLTKREKAALIEAYRTHERDTGSPEVQIAILTERIRRLTEHLRQHRKDHHSRRGLMMMVGQRRRLLRYLQREDPDSYRRIIASLGLRK, from the coding sequence ATGCTCACCAAGAGAGAGAAGGCAGCCCTCATCGAGGCCTACAGGACTCACGAGCGGGACACGGGGTCCCCCGAGGTCCAGATAGCCATCCTCACCGAGAGGATACGCCGCCTCACAGAGCACCTGAGACAGCACCGCAAGGACCATCACTCCCGACGCGGGCTGATGATGATGGTGGGCCAGAGGCGGCGGCTGCTGCGCTACCTCCAGCGGGAAGACCCCGATTCCTACCGACGCATCATCGCTTCTCTGGGGCTGCGGAAGTAG